In Anopheles gambiae chromosome 2, idAnoGambNW_F1_1, whole genome shotgun sequence, a single window of DNA contains:
- the LOC3290507 gene encoding uncharacterized protein LOC3290507, producing the protein MSKKDTATFFSQGTSAQFDYVLALYPQVLKLKAENKCKKPDELIRLDDWYQNKLPQLIKKRGKDQYMVHEELVKTMKWKQTRGKFYPQLSYLIKVNTPRAVQTETRKAFRKLPNLEQAITALSNLKGVGTTMASALLAAAAPENAPFMADECLMAIPEIEGIDYTTREYMNFVQHIQTTTDRLNRECHPDDSSSEQPSSSSSSRTLPSKGTSGNGTSSKDGDTDDDSSTSSNDDSLSATPPKKNKLETPKPALMPHEKKWTPHKVELALWTHYVASELQPDLLEHIPEESSKSATDEALKDPNETVQPAEPDASKASNGNSTIKVVGQQQSSNHVLEDPSDESNCDTEHGKSALGSDESSKDHKFGQDSLDDCTKSEDSMEQPTTTITNTGSSLTSLSANVRRKTSKNSARYGAIAAVSDDSLSSSKQSIDDERNSSGEEDVENDQTIPPPGKKTKVG; encoded by the coding sequence ATGTCGAAAAAGGACACGGCTACGTTCTTTTCGCAAGGTACATCGGCACAGTTTGACTACGTCCTTGCCCTGTACCCGCAGGTGCTGAAGCTGAAGGcggaaaacaaatgcaaaaaaccAGACGAGCTGATCCGCCTGGACGACTGGTATCAAAACAAACTTCCCCAGCTAATCAAGAAGCGGGGCAAAGATCAGTACATGGTACACGAGGAGCTGGTCAAAACCATGAAATGGAAGCAAACGCGCGGCAAGTTCTACCCGCAGCTATCCTATCTGATCAAAGTAAACACACCCCGGGCGGTGCAAACGGAAACGAGAAAAGCTTTCCGCAAGCTGCCCAACCTGGAACAGGCCATTACAGCACTATCGAATCTGAAGGGCGTCGGCACAACGATGGCGTCTGCCCTGCTAGCTGCAGCCGCTCCTGAAAATGCCCCCTTCATGGCGGACGAATGTCTGATGGCAATACCTGAAATCGAGGGCATCGACTACACAACGCGGGAGTATATGAACTTCGTGCAACACATCCAGACCACGACGGATCGGCTGAATCGCGAATGTCATCCAGACGACAGCTCGTCCGAACagccatccagcagcagcagcagcagaacactTCCTTCCAAGGGCACGTCAGGCAACGGCACGTCCAGTAAAGATGGCGACACGGACGACGATAGTTCGACCTCTTCCAATGATGATTCGTTGAGCGCGACACCTCCAAAAAAGAATAAACTCGAAACACCGAAACCAGCACTCATGCCTCACGAGAAAAAATGGACACCTCATAAGGTGGAGCTAGCGCTCTGGACACATTACGTTGCCAGTGAGTTGCAGCCGGATCTGCTAGAGCACATACCGGAAGAGTCCAGCAAATCTGCCACCGACGAAGCACTAAAAGATCCTAACGAAACCGTGCAACCTGCAGAACCGGACGCATCTAAGGCAAGCAATGGAAATTCCACTATCAAAGTCGTTGGGCAACAGCAAAGCAGTAATCACGTGCTTGAGGATCCTTCCGATGAGAGTAACTGCGACACAGAGCACGGTAAAAGTGCACTCGGTTCGGACGAATCCTCCAAGGATCATAAATTTGGGCAGGATAGCCTGGATGACTGCACCAAGTCGGAGGACAGTATGGAACAACCTACCACCACTATTACTAACACTGGTAGTAGTTTAACCTCTCTTTCTGCCAATGTGCGAAGGAAGACTTCgaaaaatagtgcaaggtatGGAGCAATAGCGGCAGTCAGCGACGACTCGTTGAGCAGTTCTAAACAATCGATTGACGACGAAAGAAACAGTTCCGGTGAAGAGGATGTCGAGAATGATCAGACGATTCCACCTCCCGGCAAAAAGACTAAAGTTGGTTAA